In Thermosynechococcus sichuanensis E542, a single genomic region encodes these proteins:
- a CDS encoding P-II family nitrogen regulator encodes MAKPAKKLVIVTEKILLKKIAQIIDEAGATGYTVMETGGKGSRNVRSSGQPSVSDTQANIKFEVLTQTREMAEKIVDRVAVEFFNDYAGIAYIYDAEVLYAHSFCGPEGC; translated from the coding sequence ATGGCCAAGCCAGCAAAGAAGCTCGTGATTGTGACCGAGAAGATTCTCTTGAAAAAAATTGCCCAAATCATTGATGAGGCGGGGGCAACCGGCTACACCGTGATGGAAACCGGCGGCAAAGGGAGTCGCAATGTGCGTTCCTCTGGTCAACCCAGCGTTTCCGATACCCAAGCTAACATCAAGTTTGAGGTACTCACCCAGACGCGGGAAATGGCCGAAAAAATTGTGGATCGGGTTGCAGTTGAGTTTTTCAACGACTATGCCGGCATTGCCTATATCTATGATGCTGAGGTGTTGTACGCCCACAGCTTTTGTGGTCCTGAGGGCTGCTAA
- a CDS encoding sodium-dependent bicarbonate transport family permease: MDFLGQFLQDFVKQLQSPTLGFLIGGMVIAALGSQLQIPDAIYKFIIFMLLMKVGLSGGIAIRSSNLQEMLLPALFAVVMGILIVFIGRYTLAKLPKVKTVDAIATAGLFGAVSGSTMAAALTALEAQKISYEPWAAALYPFMDIPALVTAIVVASIYLKKKQAKKAPTSPSAVGAYAGSGSTTGYVSSTSEYPTTASEYRSQQSKRVRIWPIVKESLQGAALSALLLGVALGILTRPDSVYESFYNPLFRGLLSVLMLVMGMEAWSRLGELRKVAQWYVVYAVVAPLVHGLIAFGLGMIAHYVTGFSLGGVVILAVIACSSSDISGPPTLRAGIPSANPSAYIGASTAIGTPIAIGLGIPLYLGLAQAIMAGS; encoded by the coding sequence GTGGATTTTCTCGGCCAGTTTTTGCAAGATTTTGTCAAGCAGTTACAGTCACCCACCCTTGGTTTCTTGATTGGTGGCATGGTCATTGCGGCCCTAGGCAGCCAACTCCAGATTCCCGATGCCATCTATAAGTTCATCATTTTTATGTTGTTAATGAAGGTTGGTCTCAGCGGTGGTATTGCCATTCGCAGTTCTAATTTACAGGAGATGCTCTTGCCAGCACTCTTTGCTGTGGTGATGGGGATTCTCATTGTATTTATTGGCCGTTATACCCTAGCAAAGCTGCCGAAGGTCAAAACCGTTGACGCGATCGCCACGGCAGGCTTATTTGGGGCTGTGAGTGGTTCGACCATGGCGGCAGCGCTGACCGCTCTGGAGGCACAGAAAATTAGCTATGAGCCTTGGGCAGCAGCACTGTATCCCTTCATGGATATTCCTGCTCTGGTAACAGCCATTGTCGTTGCCAGCATTTACCTCAAGAAAAAACAGGCGAAAAAGGCGCCGACTTCCCCCAGTGCCGTTGGTGCCTATGCGGGTTCAGGGAGCACCACAGGTTATGTCAGTAGTACCAGTGAGTACCCCACCACTGCCAGTGAGTACCGCAGTCAACAAAGCAAACGAGTCAGAATCTGGCCAATTGTCAAAGAGAGTCTACAAGGGGCAGCCCTTTCGGCACTCCTGCTGGGTGTTGCCTTGGGTATCCTTACCCGTCCCGACAGTGTCTATGAGAGTTTTTACAACCCTCTGTTTCGCGGTTTACTCTCGGTGTTGATGCTCGTCATGGGGATGGAGGCTTGGTCACGCTTGGGTGAGTTGCGCAAAGTGGCTCAGTGGTATGTGGTCTATGCTGTGGTGGCGCCTCTCGTTCATGGCCTGATTGCCTTTGGTTTGGGCATGATTGCCCACTATGTCACTGGCTTTAGCCTTGGAGGTGTGGTGATTCTAGCCGTAATTGCCTGCTCCAGTTCCGATATTTCTGGACCGCCAACATTACGAGCCGGTATTCCCTCCGCCAACCCTTCCGCCTATATTGGTGCTTCCACCGCGATTGGGACTCCCATCGCCATTGGCCTAGGCATTCCGCTTTACCTTGGCCTTGCCCAAGCAATCATGGCCGGTAGCTAG
- the uvrC gene encoding excinuclease ABC subunit UvrC, which translates to MLQPLIQDRDRLEQVLRQLPLAPGVYFLKDKTDQILYIGKSKRLRSRVRSYFREPAQLGPRLELMVYQVVDIEFIVTDTEAEALALEANLIKQHQPHFNVLLKDDKKYPYVCITWSEPYPRIFITRKRQFGNAGSSTSDSPKDRYYGPYVDSFRLRQTLALVKRLFPLRQRPRPLFKDRPCLNYDIGRCPGVCQALISPQEYRQTLHKVAMIFQGRTGELVAQLQAQMAQAAADLNFELAARLRDQIRGLEHLGVDQKVSLPDDTVSRDAIALAVGDRYAAIQLFQIRAGRLVGRLAFVADAQSGSAGTILQRVLEEHYAQVDDVEIPSEILLQHPLPEADLLRTYLSEKKGRAVTFTVPQRQAKAELIAMVQRNAELELARIQQASDRTQTALEDLAQLLGLDTLPHRIEGYDISHMQGSDAVASRVVFIDGLPAKQHYRHYNIRNPEVKLGHSDDFASLAEILRRRFAPYLEGKGDPPEADDWPDVILIDGGKGQLSAVVQVLEPLLGDLTLLSLAKQREEIFLPHQRQPLSTNPEQPGVQLLRRVRDEAHRFALNFHRQKRAQRQRRSHLDQIPGLGYQRQKELLATFRSIDYIRMATPEQLAQVHGVGPRLAEKIYRYFHADTD; encoded by the coding sequence ATGCTTCAGCCCTTGATTCAGGATCGCGATCGCTTGGAACAGGTTCTGCGGCAACTGCCCTTGGCACCGGGGGTCTATTTCCTGAAGGACAAGACGGATCAAATTCTCTACATTGGCAAGTCCAAACGCCTGCGATCGCGGGTGCGCTCCTATTTTCGTGAACCCGCCCAACTGGGGCCGCGGCTTGAGCTGATGGTCTATCAGGTGGTGGACATTGAATTCATTGTTACCGACACGGAAGCCGAAGCCCTTGCCCTCGAAGCCAATTTAATTAAGCAGCATCAGCCCCACTTCAACGTTCTTCTCAAGGATGACAAGAAATATCCCTACGTCTGTATCACGTGGTCAGAACCTTACCCCCGTATTTTCATTACCCGCAAACGCCAATTTGGTAATGCCGGCAGTAGCACCAGTGACTCCCCCAAGGATCGCTACTATGGCCCCTATGTGGATAGCTTTCGCCTGCGCCAAACCCTTGCCCTTGTGAAGCGACTTTTTCCGCTGCGGCAACGTCCTCGCCCCCTTTTTAAGGATCGCCCTTGCCTTAACTATGATATTGGTCGCTGTCCGGGGGTCTGCCAAGCCCTGATTTCACCGCAGGAGTATCGACAAACGCTCCACAAGGTGGCGATGATCTTTCAGGGGCGCACGGGGGAACTGGTCGCCCAGTTGCAGGCACAAATGGCGCAAGCAGCAGCGGATCTGAATTTTGAACTGGCGGCACGACTGCGGGATCAAATTCGTGGCCTAGAGCATTTAGGGGTGGATCAAAAGGTGTCCTTGCCCGATGATACGGTGTCACGGGATGCCATTGCCCTTGCCGTTGGCGATCGCTATGCAGCCATTCAACTCTTTCAAATTCGCGCTGGTCGCTTAGTGGGGCGTTTGGCCTTTGTCGCCGATGCCCAAAGTGGTAGTGCAGGCACGATCCTGCAACGGGTGCTTGAAGAACACTATGCCCAAGTGGACGATGTAGAAATCCCCAGTGAAATTTTACTGCAACATCCCCTCCCCGAGGCGGATCTGCTGCGCACATACTTGAGCGAAAAGAAAGGTCGCGCCGTTACCTTCACCGTCCCCCAGCGGCAGGCCAAGGCTGAACTAATTGCCATGGTGCAGCGCAATGCCGAACTGGAACTCGCACGCATCCAACAGGCCAGCGATCGCACCCAAACCGCCCTTGAAGACTTAGCCCAACTCCTTGGCCTTGACACCCTTCCCCACCGCATTGAGGGCTACGACATTTCCCACATGCAAGGGTCTGACGCGGTGGCCTCACGGGTTGTCTTTATTGATGGCTTGCCCGCCAAGCAGCACTATCGCCACTACAACATCCGTAACCCTGAGGTCAAACTTGGCCACTCCGACGACTTTGCCAGTCTGGCTGAGATTCTCCGCCGCCGTTTTGCCCCCTACCTTGAGGGCAAGGGTGACCCCCCAGAGGCTGATGACTGGCCCGATGTGATCCTCATTGATGGCGGCAAGGGGCAACTGTCTGCCGTAGTTCAGGTCTTGGAGCCGCTCTTGGGCGATCTCACCTTGCTCAGCTTGGCCAAACAGCGGGAGGAGATTTTCCTACCCCACCAGCGCCAGCCTCTCTCGACGAATCCAGAGCAACCAGGGGTGCAATTGCTACGCCGCGTCCGCGATGAGGCTCACCGCTTTGCCCTCAACTTCCACCGTCAAAAACGTGCCCAACGCCAACGGCGATCGCACCTCGACCAAATTCCCGGCTTAGGCTATCAACGCCAAAAAGAACTCCTTGCCACCTTTCGCTCCATTGACTACATCCGCATGGCCACGCCCGAACAGTTGGCGCAGGTACATGGGGTCGGCCCCCGTCTAGCGGAAAAAATTTACCGCTATTTTCATGCTGATACCGATTAG
- the rpsL gene encoding 30S ribosomal protein S12, giving the protein MPTIQQLIRQERELLKKKTKSPALKSCPQRRGVCTRVYTTTPKKPNSALRKVARVRLTSGFEVTAYIPGIGHNLQEHSVVMIRGGRVKDLPGVRYHIIRGTLDTAGVKDRKQGRSKYGAKRPKPGEAAATGKKK; this is encoded by the coding sequence ATGCCCACCATCCAGCAACTGATCCGCCAAGAGCGGGAACTGTTGAAAAAGAAAACAAAATCTCCTGCCCTCAAAAGCTGCCCCCAGCGGCGTGGGGTGTGCACACGGGTCTATACCACAACCCCCAAAAAGCCCAACTCTGCCCTGCGCAAAGTGGCACGGGTACGCTTAACCTCTGGCTTTGAGGTCACCGCTTATATTCCGGGAATTGGCCACAATTTGCAGGAGCACTCTGTGGTGATGATTCGCGGCGGTCGGGTCAAAGATTTGCCCGGTGTGCGCTACCACATTATTCGGGGCACGCTGGATACCGCGGGTGTCAAAGACCGTAAGCAAGGTCGCTCTAAATACGGTGCCAAGCGCCCCAAACCCGGTGAGGCTGCTGCTACCGGTAAGAAAAAATAA
- the rpsJ gene encoding 30S ribosomal protein S10 → MAALQQKIRIRLKAFDHRLLDTSCDRIVDTAKRTGASPVGPIPLPTRRRIYCVLRSPHVDKDSREHFETRTHRRILDIYQPSPKTIDALMKLDLPAGVDIEVKL, encoded by the coding sequence ATGGCTGCTTTGCAACAAAAAATTCGTATTCGCCTTAAGGCCTTTGATCACCGCTTGCTCGATACCTCCTGCGATCGCATTGTCGATACGGCAAAAAGAACCGGTGCGTCTCCTGTGGGGCCGATTCCCCTGCCCACTCGCCGTCGAATTTACTGCGTCCTGCGATCGCCCCACGTGGACAAGGACTCGCGGGAGCATTTTGAAACCCGTACCCACCGTCGCATCCTCGACATTTACCAACCCTCACCGAAAACGATTGACGCGCTGATGAAGTTGGACTTGCCGGCGGGTGTCGATATTGAAGTGAAATTGTAA
- the tuf gene encoding elongation factor Tu, whose protein sequence is MARAKFERTKPHVNIGTIGHVDHGKTTLTAAITMTLAAQGKAQARKYDEIDAAPEEKARGITINTAHVEYETEKRHYAHVDCPGHADYVKNMITGAAQMDGAILVVAATDGAMPQTKEHILLARQVGVPSIVVFLNKVDMVDDEELLELVELELRELLNQYEFPGDEVPIIRGSGLKALEAMTANPKTLRGENEWVDKIYELMDAVDNYIPTPERDVDKPFLMAVEDVFSITGRGTVATGRIERGRIKLNETVELVGLRETRTTTVTGIEMFKKSLEEGIAGDNAGLLLRGLKKEDVERGMVIAKPGSITPHTKFEGEVYVLTEKEGGRKTPFFAGYRPQFYVRTTDVTGTITAFTADDGSAAEMVMPGDRVKMTVELIQPIAIEQGMRFAIREGGRTIGAGVVSKIIE, encoded by the coding sequence ATGGCACGCGCTAAATTTGAACGAACCAAACCCCACGTTAACATTGGTACGATTGGTCACGTTGACCACGGTAAAACCACGCTGACCGCAGCCATCACCATGACACTGGCTGCCCAGGGGAAAGCTCAGGCTCGCAAATATGATGAAATTGACGCTGCACCTGAGGAAAAAGCCCGTGGGATTACCATCAACACGGCTCACGTGGAGTACGAGACCGAAAAACGCCACTACGCCCACGTGGATTGCCCCGGCCACGCTGACTATGTGAAAAACATGATCACCGGTGCTGCCCAAATGGACGGTGCCATTCTGGTGGTGGCCGCCACTGACGGTGCAATGCCCCAAACCAAGGAGCACATTCTCTTGGCGCGTCAGGTCGGGGTGCCCAGCATCGTTGTCTTCCTGAACAAAGTGGATATGGTGGACGACGAAGAATTGCTGGAGCTGGTGGAATTGGAACTGCGGGAACTCCTCAATCAGTATGAATTCCCCGGCGATGAAGTGCCCATTATCCGTGGTTCGGGTCTGAAGGCTCTTGAGGCGATGACCGCCAATCCGAAAACCCTACGTGGTGAAAATGAGTGGGTAGATAAAATCTATGAGCTAATGGATGCGGTCGATAACTACATTCCCACCCCTGAGCGGGATGTGGATAAGCCCTTCCTGATGGCCGTAGAAGATGTGTTCTCTATTACCGGTCGTGGTACGGTGGCCACGGGGCGGATTGAGCGCGGTCGCATTAAACTTAACGAAACCGTTGAACTCGTGGGTCTGCGGGAAACTCGGACAACGACGGTTACCGGCATTGAAATGTTTAAGAAGAGCCTCGAAGAGGGGATTGCCGGTGACAACGCGGGTCTGCTCCTGCGCGGTCTGAAAAAAGAGGATGTGGAACGGGGAATGGTGATTGCCAAACCCGGCTCCATTACGCCCCACACTAAATTTGAGGGTGAAGTGTACGTGCTCACTGAAAAAGAGGGAGGTCGGAAAACACCCTTCTTTGCGGGTTATCGTCCTCAGTTCTATGTGCGCACCACCGATGTGACTGGTACCATTACTGCTTTCACTGCTGACGATGGTAGCGCTGCTGAAATGGTGATGCCTGGTGACCGTGTCAAAATGACCGTGGAACTGATCCAGCCCATTGCCATTGAGCAGGGGATGCGCTTTGCCATCCGTGAGGGTGGGCGTACGATTGGTGCCGGTGTTGTCTCCAAAATCATCGAGTAG
- the fusA gene encoding elongation factor G, with protein sequence MARTTPLERVRNIGIAAHIDAGKTTTTERILFYSGVVHKIGEVHEGTTVTDWMEQERERGITITAAAISTSWKDHQINIIDTPGHVDFTIEVERSMRVLDGVIAVFCSVGGVQPQSETVWRQADRYSVPRIVFVNKMDRTGANFYKVYDQIRDRLRANAVPIQLPIGAEDQFVGIVDLVRMRAKIYKDDLGKEIEDTEIPAEMTELAQEYRTKLIEAVAETDDALMEKYFEGEELTEEEIRAALRQGTIAGTIVPMLCGSAFKNKGVQLLLDAVVDYLPSPIDIPAIKGHLPDGTEVERAADDDQPLAALAFKIMSDPYGRLTFVRVYSGVLKKGSYVLNATKGKKERISRLIVLKADERIEVDELRAGDLGAALGLKETFTGDTLCDESSPVILESLYIPEPVISVAVEPKTKQDMEKLSKALQALSEEDPTFRVSVDPETNQTVIAGMGELHLEILVDRMQREFKVEANIGQPQVAYRETIRKPVRAEGKFIRQSGGKGQYGHVVIEVEPADPGTGFEFVSKIVGGVVPKEYIPPAEQGMKEACESGILAGYPVIDLKVTLVDGSYHEVDSSEMAFKIAGSMAIKEAVMKANPVLLEPMMKVEVEVPEEFLGTVMGDLIARRGQIEGQTVENGIAKVTAKVPLERMFGYATDIRSNTQGRGIFSMEFSHYEEVPRNVAEAIIAKNKGNA encoded by the coding sequence GTGGCACGGACGACCCCGCTAGAGCGAGTGCGAAACATTGGGATTGCCGCTCACATTGATGCGGGTAAAACAACCACAACTGAACGTATTCTTTTCTATTCCGGTGTGGTGCACAAAATTGGCGAGGTGCACGAGGGTACCACGGTTACCGACTGGATGGAACAGGAGCGGGAGCGGGGCATCACCATTACAGCAGCCGCCATTAGCACCTCTTGGAAAGACCACCAGATCAACATTATTGACACCCCTGGTCACGTGGACTTCACGATTGAGGTGGAGCGCTCCATGCGGGTTCTCGATGGGGTAATTGCGGTATTCTGCTCCGTCGGTGGTGTGCAACCGCAATCGGAAACCGTGTGGCGGCAAGCGGATCGCTACAGTGTCCCGCGCATCGTCTTTGTCAACAAAATGGATCGCACTGGGGCAAACTTCTACAAAGTCTATGACCAGATTCGCGATCGCCTGCGGGCCAATGCCGTGCCCATTCAGTTGCCCATTGGTGCTGAAGATCAGTTTGTGGGCATTGTTGATCTGGTGCGCATGCGCGCCAAAATCTACAAAGATGACCTTGGCAAGGAAATCGAAGACACGGAAATTCCTGCCGAAATGACTGAACTGGCGCAAGAGTATCGCACCAAGCTCATTGAGGCGGTTGCCGAAACCGATGATGCCCTCATGGAAAAATACTTTGAGGGAGAAGAACTCACCGAAGAGGAAATCCGCGCCGCCCTACGCCAAGGGACGATCGCTGGCACCATTGTGCCGATGCTTTGCGGTTCTGCTTTCAAAAATAAAGGCGTGCAATTGCTCCTTGATGCCGTCGTGGACTATCTGCCCTCGCCTATTGATATTCCAGCGATTAAAGGTCATCTTCCCGATGGCACAGAGGTAGAACGCGCTGCCGACGACGATCAACCCCTAGCGGCACTGGCCTTCAAGATCATGTCGGATCCCTATGGCCGCCTGACCTTCGTGCGCGTTTATTCCGGTGTTCTCAAAAAAGGTAGCTATGTGCTCAATGCCACCAAGGGCAAAAAAGAGCGCATCTCTCGTTTAATTGTGCTCAAAGCCGATGAGCGGATTGAGGTGGATGAACTGCGAGCCGGCGATTTAGGAGCCGCTTTGGGTCTGAAGGAAACCTTCACGGGAGATACCCTCTGCGATGAAAGCTCGCCCGTGATCCTTGAATCGCTGTACATTCCCGAGCCAGTCATTTCCGTGGCTGTGGAACCCAAAACCAAGCAGGACATGGAGAAACTCTCCAAAGCCCTGCAAGCCCTCTCTGAGGAAGACCCTACCTTCCGCGTCAGCGTTGATCCTGAAACCAACCAAACCGTGATTGCAGGGATGGGGGAACTGCACCTCGAGATCCTTGTGGATCGGATGCAGCGGGAGTTCAAAGTGGAAGCCAATATTGGCCAACCCCAAGTGGCCTACCGCGAAACGATTCGCAAACCTGTCCGTGCCGAAGGCAAGTTCATTCGTCAAAGTGGCGGTAAAGGCCAGTATGGTCACGTTGTGATTGAAGTCGAGCCTGCCGATCCCGGCACCGGCTTTGAGTTTGTCTCCAAAATTGTGGGTGGTGTCGTACCCAAAGAGTACATTCCACCCGCTGAGCAGGGGATGAAGGAAGCCTGTGAATCGGGGATTTTGGCAGGGTACCCAGTGATTGACCTCAAGGTCACATTAGTGGATGGCTCCTACCACGAGGTGGACTCCTCAGAGATGGCCTTCAAAATTGCTGGCTCTATGGCCATTAAAGAGGCAGTGATGAAAGCCAATCCAGTGCTGCTAGAGCCAATGATGAAGGTCGAGGTCGAGGTTCCAGAAGAATTCCTTGGGACAGTGATGGGAGACTTGATTGCCCGTCGCGGTCAAATTGAGGGACAAACCGTGGAAAATGGCATTGCCAAAGTGACGGCAAAAGTCCCTCTCGAACGGATGTTTGGTTATGCCACTGACATTCGCTCGAATACCCAAGGTCGGGGAATTTTCTCGATGGAATTTAGCCATTACGAGGAAGTCCCCCGTAATGTGGCTGAGGCGATCATTGCCAAAAATAAAGGGAACGCATAG
- the rpsG gene encoding 30S ribosomal protein S7, producing the protein MSRRTRAQKRPTAPDPVYNNVLVSMLIQRVMLNGKKSLASRIVYDAMKTVQERTGEDALQVFERAVKNATPLVEVKARRVGGATYQVPMEVRPDRGVALALRWLVQFSRKRAGRSMSAKLANELMDAANETGSTIRKREETHKMAEANKAFAHYRY; encoded by the coding sequence ATGTCTCGTCGCACTCGCGCTCAAAAACGGCCTACTGCCCCTGATCCGGTCTATAACAACGTGCTGGTGAGTATGTTGATCCAGCGGGTTATGCTCAATGGCAAAAAATCCCTTGCCAGCCGCATTGTCTATGATGCAATGAAAACCGTACAGGAGCGCACCGGCGAAGATGCTCTGCAAGTTTTTGAGCGTGCTGTGAAAAACGCAACGCCCCTAGTGGAAGTGAAAGCCCGCCGTGTGGGGGGTGCCACCTACCAAGTGCCCATGGAAGTCCGTCCCGATCGCGGGGTCGCCTTGGCCTTGCGCTGGTTAGTGCAATTTTCCCGCAAACGAGCTGGCCGTTCGATGTCAGCCAAGCTGGCCAATGAATTGATGGATGCCGCCAACGAAACCGGGAGCACTATTCGTAAACGGGAAGAAACCCACAAGATGGCAGAAGCCAACAAGGCCTTTGCCCACTATCGCTACTAA
- a CDS encoding RsmE family RNA methyltransferase: MRSPQRLIVQAGQILDQCVNLTAEQQHYLYHVLRLKPGDELWILDGQGQRWLGEIQKNTVKLLHPDYPETELDAEIILCLALLKAANFEQVLQQATELGVKRIIPIQTARSLLQPSTHKYQRWQRILQEAAEQSERLYVPTLSDPLSVAEMVSLTPKGYVASLNASPLLWDCLPQMDLSQPIYLAIGPEGGWTASELEQVLAAGWQAFSLGRRTLRAVTAAIASLTLVSHYTERHCTTTQQH; the protein is encoded by the coding sequence ATGCGATCGCCCCAACGGCTCATTGTTCAAGCGGGCCAAATTCTAGACCAGTGCGTCAACCTGACTGCCGAGCAGCAGCATTATCTGTATCATGTGTTGCGCCTTAAACCAGGAGATGAACTCTGGATTCTTGATGGTCAGGGTCAGCGGTGGCTTGGGGAGATTCAGAAAAACACCGTCAAGCTATTACACCCTGATTACCCTGAGACGGAACTTGATGCTGAGATTATTCTCTGTCTAGCTCTACTGAAGGCGGCAAACTTTGAGCAAGTGCTGCAACAGGCAACGGAATTGGGGGTTAAGCGCATCATTCCCATTCAAACGGCGCGATCGCTCCTGCAACCTAGTACCCATAAATACCAGCGTTGGCAGCGCATTCTCCAAGAGGCTGCCGAGCAAAGTGAGCGTCTTTACGTCCCTACCCTCAGTGATCCCCTTTCCGTTGCCGAAATGGTCAGCCTCACCCCCAAGGGCTACGTTGCGAGTTTGAATGCCTCACCGCTCCTGTGGGACTGCTTGCCCCAGATGGATTTATCTCAGCCAATTTATCTGGCGATCGGACCAGAGGGGGGATGGACTGCCTCGGAGCTAGAGCAGGTCTTGGCCGCTGGTTGGCAAGCCTTTTCCTTGGGGCGGCGTACCCTGCGAGCCGTCACCGCCGCGATCGCCAGCCTGACCCTAGTGAGCCATTACACTGAGAGGCACTGCACAACGACACAACAGCATTGA
- a CDS encoding M61 family metallopeptidase: protein MTHTIIHPSPSTSSLQPPAMAYRIHCQQGHTHLLGVTLRLRAPQTDVLDLHLPVWTPGSYLVREYARHLQDFTVTAADGTPLEWWKCAKNQWQVACTPGLELEVRYAIYAHELSVRTNHFDGSHAYFNPAAVCLYVPEYRDQPLTVTIEAPCDWRVTTPLEPLGEDSSTFWAANYDLLVDSPFEVGTHAVYTFEVAGKPHELAVWGKGNFDPKRAIADMQRIIATEASLLGGLPYDRYVFILHLTHKGYGGLEHLNSCSLIFHRFGFQQAEQYRRFLCLVAHEFFHLWNVKRIRPQAFEVFDYDSENYTTSLWFAEGVTSYFDQLIPLWAGCFDAEAYLKLLSESLNRYFHTPGRFVQSLSAASFDAWIKLYRPDENSINSQMSYYLKGELVALLLDLRIRLNFNHQRSLLDVLRRLWQQYCETGQGYTPDELWETIETVADENLGTWREQFIEGTVELPLQEWLAKVGLELVPQDALPYTGLQFKQEHGSLQIKAVLRDSPAEQAGLVAGDEIIALNGWRVKAEDWSERLREYPAGETIHLTWFHDQQLQTGTLILGQPQPNYRLQCCADATPSQRAHLEAWLGATAAQL, encoded by the coding sequence ATGACCCATACGATCATTCATCCCTCCCCCTCTACATCTTCTCTTCAGCCCCCTGCAATGGCCTATCGGATTCACTGCCAGCAGGGGCATACGCATCTTTTAGGGGTGACGCTGCGGTTGAGGGCACCGCAAACCGATGTCCTTGATCTGCATTTACCGGTTTGGACGCCCGGCTCCTACCTTGTGCGCGAATATGCGCGGCATCTTCAGGATTTTACGGTAACGGCTGCCGATGGTACCCCCCTTGAGTGGTGGAAGTGTGCCAAGAACCAGTGGCAGGTGGCCTGCACGCCCGGTCTAGAACTGGAAGTGCGCTATGCCATCTATGCCCATGAACTTTCGGTACGCACCAACCACTTTGATGGCAGCCACGCCTATTTCAATCCCGCAGCGGTGTGCCTCTATGTGCCAGAGTATCGCGACCAGCCCTTGACAGTCACCATTGAAGCACCTTGCGATTGGCGGGTCACCACTCCCCTCGAACCCTTGGGGGAGGATAGCTCCACCTTTTGGGCAGCAAATTACGATCTATTGGTGGATAGCCCCTTTGAGGTGGGCACCCATGCTGTTTACACCTTTGAGGTGGCGGGGAAACCCCATGAATTGGCGGTCTGGGGCAAGGGAAATTTTGATCCTAAGCGGGCGATCGCCGATATGCAGCGGATCATTGCCACCGAGGCAAGTCTGTTGGGTGGTTTGCCCTACGATCGCTATGTCTTTATTTTGCACCTCACCCACAAGGGCTACGGCGGCTTGGAGCATCTCAATAGCTGCTCGTTGATCTTCCATCGTTTTGGCTTTCAGCAAGCGGAGCAGTATCGCCGCTTTCTCTGTTTAGTGGCCCATGAGTTTTTTCATCTCTGGAATGTCAAGCGGATTCGCCCCCAAGCCTTTGAGGTTTTTGACTACGACAGTGAGAATTACACCACCAGTCTTTGGTTTGCAGAGGGGGTGACCAGTTACTTTGACCAATTGATTCCCCTGTGGGCAGGATGCTTTGATGCAGAGGCCTATCTCAAACTCCTCAGTGAGAGCCTCAATCGCTATTTCCATACCCCCGGTCGCTTTGTGCAATCCCTAAGTGCTGCGAGTTTTGATGCTTGGATTAAACTCTATCGCCCCGACGAAAATAGCATTAATTCGCAGATGTCCTACTACCTTAAAGGGGAGTTGGTGGCACTGCTATTGGATTTGCGGATTCGCCTGAATTTCAATCACCAGCGATCGCTCCTCGATGTTTTGCGGCGGCTCTGGCAGCAGTATTGTGAAACGGGTCAAGGCTACACCCCCGATGAGCTGTGGGAGACAATTGAAACCGTTGCCGATGAAAACTTGGGGACATGGCGCGAGCAGTTCATTGAAGGAACGGTGGAACTCCCCCTTCAGGAGTGGCTGGCTAAAGTCGGGCTGGAACTAGTGCCCCAAGACGCGCTGCCCTATACGGGACTTCAGTTCAAGCAGGAACACGGCTCTCTTCAAATCAAGGCAGTGCTACGGGACTCCCCCGCTGAACAGGCAGGCTTGGTGGCTGGGGATGAAATCATTGCCCTCAATGGTTGGCGCGTCAAGGCAGAGGACTGGTCAGAGCGATTGCGGGAATACCCAGCGGGAGAGACGATTCACCTGACATGGTTCCATGATCAGCAATTGCAGACTGGGACACTGATTTTAGGGCAACCCCAACCCAACTATCGGTTGCAGTGCTGTGCTGATGCCACACCGAGCCAGCGAGCACATTTAGAAGCTTGGTTGGGAGCCACAGCAGCGCAGCTTTAG